One Oscillatoria sp. FACHB-1406 DNA window includes the following coding sequences:
- a CDS encoding response regulator, with protein MSKFAILCIDDELVVLDSLKEQLKRHFGKKYYIEVAGDGLEALEIFEELTAEGIEISLAISDAHMPDMKGDEILIKIHERSPNTLKILLTGRASADVVGNAVNQANLYRYIAKPWDETDLILTVTEALRRYEQEQELAQKNEALKQLNASLEQKVIERTAQLENAQKAAEAANRTKSQFIANMSHELRTPLNAILGFSQILANENSLSSQQRENVEIINRSGEHLLTLINDILSISKIEAGRTVLYENCFNLHELLEELYQMLNLRAKAKDLQLVFDRADNLPQHIQTDESKLRQVLINLLGNAIKFTSRGKAILRASLGQETRSQSEDEPIFLHFEVEDTGVGIAPEELDRLFEPFVQTRTGYASMEGTGLGLPISREFVRIMGGEITVRSTVGLGSIFSFAIRVKACSAAEVESKPHRQRPIALASPSDPYRILIAEDVEGNRKMLVRMLEPLGFKVKEAENGREAIALWRSWQPHLILMDMRMPAVDGYQATRTIGEYARATSASPIVIALTASAFEEDRQAIFAAGCVDILVKPLQENLLWQKLEQYLGVRYLYSEEQPPPTCEELSKEQTEQALSQLSLEALAELHQAALEINYEKINASISAIATDNPLLAHTLTLLVDDYRLDTLLELIQSVWKMQTPYS; from the coding sequence ATGAGTAAATTCGCAATTCTCTGCATCGATGACGAACTGGTTGTTCTCGATAGTTTAAAAGAGCAACTCAAACGGCACTTCGGTAAAAAATATTATATCGAAGTTGCGGGCGACGGGTTAGAAGCTCTCGAAATCTTTGAGGAACTCACCGCCGAAGGCATCGAAATTTCGCTCGCTATTTCCGACGCGCATATGCCCGATATGAAAGGCGATGAAATTCTTATTAAGATTCACGAGCGTTCTCCCAATACCCTGAAAATTTTACTAACAGGACGAGCGAGTGCGGATGTCGTCGGGAATGCCGTCAATCAAGCCAATCTCTATCGATATATTGCCAAACCCTGGGATGAAACCGACTTAATTTTAACTGTAACGGAGGCATTAAGGCGTTACGAACAAGAACAAGAACTCGCGCAGAAAAACGAAGCCTTAAAGCAATTAAATGCCTCCCTCGAACAAAAAGTTATCGAGCGCACTGCCCAGCTTGAAAATGCCCAAAAAGCGGCCGAAGCTGCCAATCGAACCAAAAGTCAATTCATTGCTAACATGAGTCATGAGTTGCGAACCCCCCTCAACGCAATTCTCGGATTCAGTCAAATTCTCGCTAACGAAAACTCCCTAAGCAGCCAACAGCGGGAAAACGTCGAAATCATCAACCGCAGCGGCGAACATCTCCTCACACTCATCAACGATATTCTCTCCATTTCTAAAATTGAAGCCGGTCGCACGGTGCTGTACGAAAATTGTTTTAACCTACACGAATTGCTCGAAGAACTGTATCAAATGCTGAATTTGCGAGCAAAAGCAAAAGATTTGCAATTGGTCTTCGATCGCGCCGACAACCTCCCCCAACATATCCAAACCGACGAAAGCAAACTCCGTCAAGTCTTAATCAATCTCCTGGGAAACGCCATCAAATTTACTTCTCGAGGGAAAGCGATTTTACGAGCTTCCCTCGGACAGGAAACGCGATCGCAAAGCGAAGACGAACCCATTTTTTTACATTTTGAGGTTGAAGATACTGGGGTAGGCATCGCCCCAGAAGAACTCGACCGACTCTTCGAGCCATTTGTCCAAACGCGGACGGGTTACGCATCAATGGAAGGAACGGGTTTGGGATTGCCCATCAGTCGGGAGTTCGTTCGTATTATGGGCGGAGAAATTACCGTGCGCAGCACGGTCGGACTCGGCTCGATCTTCAGCTTTGCTATCCGCGTGAAAGCGTGCAGCGCGGCAGAAGTAGAAAGCAAACCCCATCGCCAGCGACCGATTGCCTTAGCATCGCCCTCAGACCCCTATCGTATCCTCATCGCCGAAGATGTAGAAGGAAATCGGAAAATGCTGGTGCGGATGCTAGAACCGTTGGGATTTAAAGTCAAAGAAGCAGAAAACGGTCGCGAGGCGATCGCACTCTGGCGGAGTTGGCAACCGCATCTGATTCTCATGGATATGCGAATGCCCGCCGTCGATGGCTACCAAGCCACCCGAACGATTGGAGAATACGCCCGCGCTACCAGCGCTTCCCCGATCGTCATCGCTCTGACAGCCAGCGCCTTTGAAGAAGATCGGCAAGCAATTTTCGCCGCCGGATGCGTCGATATTCTGGTTAAACCTCTCCAAGAAAATCTACTCTGGCAGAAACTGGAACAATATCTCGGCGTTCGCTATCTCTACTCCGAGGAACAACCGCCCCCCACCTGCGAAGAACTGTCTAAAGAACAAACAGAGCAAGCCCTTTCTCAACTCTCTCTCGAAGCACTAGCAGAACTGCATCAAGCCGCCTTAGAAATTAACTATGAAAAAATTAACGCTTCAATCTCTGCTATCGCTACCGATAATCCCCTCCTCGCTCATACATTAACCCTATTAGTCGATGATTATCGCCTCGATACACTTTTAGAATTGATTCAATCCGTTTGGAAAATGCAAACTCCTTACTCTTAA
- a CDS encoding response regulator, with the protein MNYTDNKNERVNILIVDDTPANLKLLANVLKEEGYKIRASPNGKIALEGIKISPPDLILLDIMMPEMNGYEVCEKLRLEERYRDIPIIFISALNEVFDKVKAFELGAADYITKPFQAEEVLSRVRTHLEKRFLQQSYEQKNRELTETLESLKMAQAQLVQSEKMVSLGQLIAGIAHEINTPLGAIQASASNSTKALKESASQLPALFEKLSNRQQREFFELVEQALNSRVFLSSEETRSLRRALTQQLQDSGIEEARDVADTLLDMGICDRIEPYLPLLQSPEADWILQLAYNLVRLQSSNKTILSAVERASKVVFALKTYAYQNPSGEKQSVRVADGIETVLELYRNQLKHKIEVERAYQPLPSIMVYPDELNQVWTNLLHNAIYAMNGEGRIAIAVDRIGNEAIVKFTDSGCGIAPHLQQKIFEPFFTTKPLGEGSGLGLDIVRKIIEKHEGKIQVKSQPGCTTFTIALPLKFASEPSSSDSLPRSEN; encoded by the coding sequence GTGAACTATACTGACAATAAAAACGAGCGCGTGAATATTCTAATCGTTGACGATACGCCCGCTAACTTAAAGCTTCTCGCAAATGTTCTTAAAGAAGAAGGGTATAAAATACGAGCATCTCCAAATGGAAAAATTGCTCTTGAAGGCATAAAAATATCTCCTCCAGACCTTATTCTGCTCGATATCATGATGCCGGAAATGAACGGATATGAAGTTTGCGAAAAGTTGAGATTAGAGGAGAGATATCGAGATATCCCAATTATTTTTATCAGTGCCTTGAATGAAGTTTTTGATAAAGTGAAAGCTTTTGAATTAGGAGCAGCAGATTATATTACCAAACCTTTTCAAGCCGAAGAAGTTTTAAGCCGCGTCAGAACGCATCTCGAAAAACGATTCCTTCAACAAAGCTACGAGCAAAAAAACCGAGAATTAACCGAAACACTAGAGTCGCTAAAAATGGCTCAAGCTCAATTAGTTCAATCCGAAAAAATGGTGTCTCTCGGACAGTTAATTGCCGGAATTGCCCATGAAATTAATACACCGCTCGGAGCCATTCAAGCCTCAGCAAGCAACAGTACCAAAGCCTTAAAAGAATCTGCTAGCCAATTACCCGCATTATTTGAAAAACTATCAAATCGACAACAGCGCGAATTTTTCGAGCTAGTCGAACAAGCCTTAAACTCTCGCGTTTTCCTGTCCTCCGAAGAAACGCGCTCGCTTCGACGCGCCCTCACGCAACAACTCCAAGATAGCGGGATTGAGGAAGCTCGAGATGTGGCAGATACCTTGCTCGATATGGGAATTTGCGATCGCATCGAGCCGTATCTTCCCTTACTGCAATCGCCTGAAGCCGACTGGATTTTGCAGTTAGCTTACAACTTAGTCCGCTTGCAGAGTAGCAACAAAACGATTCTTTCCGCCGTCGAGCGCGCCTCAAAAGTCGTCTTTGCGCTAAAAACCTATGCCTACCAAAATCCGAGCGGAGAAAAACAATCGGTTAGAGTCGCAGACGGCATTGAAACTGTCCTAGAATTGTATCGCAACCAACTCAAGCATAAAATTGAGGTGGAGCGCGCTTACCAGCCCCTTCCGAGCATCATGGTCTATCCTGACGAACTCAACCAAGTCTGGACGAATTTATTGCACAATGCTATTTATGCAATGAACGGTGAAGGGCGCATCGCCATCGCCGTCGATCGCATCGGCAATGAAGCGATCGTGAAATTTACCGACTCGGGTTGTGGAATCGCACCCCACCTTCAACAGAAAATCTTTGAACCTTTCTTCACGACTAAACCTCTAGGAGAAGGCAGCGGTTTAGGTTTAGATATCGTTCGGAAAATCATTGAAAAACATGAAGGTAAAATACAGGTAAAAAGTCAGCCGGGATGCACTACCTTTACCATTGCTCTACCGCTCAAATTCGCGAGCGAGCCATCGAGTTCTGATTCTTTGCCCCGCTCGGAGAATTAA
- a CDS encoding response regulator, with translation MPLTAIARIATSILKRVPLRTVLIIPFVLQIITAVGLVSYLSFRNSQQAVNSLANRLLEESSKRVEDHLTNHLTEPHHIAHDIANLINFEFIEATDLDAIEHFLWYSAKESTVSYINYGLETGEYIGVGYNSKEDLQNKRLSISEISSRTNWQQRNFIRDSQDRQSKLDSSVYSRNPRSEVWYRQAITANKPIWSNIYLSYSKGEGILSLTALRPLQNRSDKSIGEIGVSIATSTLDDFLQQIDFKDTYKIVIVDRNGILIASSRDEKLYPSHQNNPSPLKAIDSEDPLLRAATQYLLAKNGNFDEIETSGLSKFDYQGKTQYVRVQPWKDEYGLDWLIVMVVPEASFMGQIEKNNAHTLLLCIAAALFALLLGLITSSWIIRPIRRLNDAAKEIAKGRWDNKVRADRADEVGQLAQSFNSMAEQLQESFHTLEQRVDERTAQLAEAKEKAEVANQAKSSFLANMSHELRTPLNAILGFTQLLVRNGNFAAEQREHLQIVYRSGEHLLALINQVLDLSKIEAGRTTLNEVNFDLYELLETLEEMFHLKANEKGLQLIFELSPDLPRYLYADSMKLRQILINLLNNALKFTQEGGVSLYVSTLPSSPSLADENPKTTFHFAVRDTGSGIAPAEMEQLFEAFIQTETGQQAQEGTGLGLPISRKFVQMMGGEITASSQGYVLQPTGQVLALEPAATANRAQDTIFEFTIQALVVSASDIPSQQPQRRVTALAPNQPNYRILVVDDKALNRQLLVKLLEPLGFAVNEAANGREAIEVWDAWEPHLIFMDMRMPVMDGYEATQQIKRTVKGNATAIIALTASVLEEERAVTISVGCDDFLHKPFRESEIFAAINKHIGVRYLYDKDESNFLQIDVSQPTAHEIDALPTAWIEDFKYALLAGDSDLFPPLLEALRDRNPTLERAIAQSLDNFEYEKLLNLITNRQENQP, from the coding sequence CAGCCAGCAAGCCGTTAACAGTCTCGCTAACCGCTTGCTAGAAGAATCGAGCAAGCGTGTCGAAGACCACCTCACCAACCATCTGACCGAGCCGCATCACATTGCGCATGATATCGCAAACCTCATTAATTTCGAGTTCATAGAAGCCACAGACTTAGATGCGATCGAACATTTTCTTTGGTACTCCGCCAAAGAGTCCACCGTCAGCTACATTAACTACGGACTCGAAACCGGAGAATATATCGGCGTGGGGTACAACAGTAAAGAAGACCTCCAAAACAAACGACTCTCCATCAGCGAAATTTCCTCTCGTACTAACTGGCAACAGCGTAACTTTATCCGAGACTCCCAAGACCGTCAGAGCAAGCTCGATTCCTCTGTCTACTCGCGCAATCCTCGCAGTGAAGTTTGGTATCGACAAGCCATCACCGCCAACAAACCAATTTGGAGCAACATTTATCTAAGTTACAGTAAAGGAGAAGGAATCCTCTCCCTAACCGCCCTTCGTCCCCTCCAAAACAGAAGTGATAAATCGATAGGCGAAATCGGCGTTAGTATCGCAACCTCAACCCTTGATGATTTCTTACAACAAATCGACTTCAAAGACACCTACAAAATCGTTATTGTCGATCGCAACGGCATCCTCATCGCTTCCTCGCGCGATGAAAAACTCTATCCATCTCATCAAAATAACCCCAGCCCGCTGAAAGCAATCGACAGTGAAGATCCCCTGCTGCGCGCCGCAACCCAGTATTTGCTCGCCAAAAACGGTAACTTCGACGAGATTGAAACCTCCGGCCTTTCAAAATTCGATTATCAGGGCAAAACCCAATACGTCAGAGTACAGCCCTGGAAAGACGAATATGGTCTCGACTGGCTGATTGTTATGGTCGTGCCGGAAGCCAGCTTTATGGGACAGATCGAAAAAAATAACGCTCATACCTTGCTTTTGTGTATTGCTGCCGCTCTATTCGCCTTATTACTCGGGCTAATAACTTCTAGCTGGATTATCCGACCGATTCGACGGTTGAATGATGCCGCCAAAGAAATTGCTAAAGGTCGATGGGACAATAAAGTGCGAGCCGATCGCGCCGACGAAGTGGGACAATTAGCCCAATCCTTCAACAGCATGGCCGAACAACTTCAAGAATCTTTTCACACCTTAGAACAGCGCGTTGACGAACGCACGGCTCAACTTGCCGAAGCCAAGGAAAAAGCCGAAGTTGCCAATCAAGCCAAAAGTTCTTTCCTTGCAAACATGAGTCATGAATTGCGTACCCCCCTCAACGCAATTCTCGGTTTCACTCAACTGCTGGTTCGTAACGGCAATTTTGCCGCCGAACAGCGCGAACATCTTCAAATTGTCTATCGCAGCGGCGAACATCTCCTCGCGCTGATCAATCAAGTTTTGGATCTCTCCAAAATCGAAGCCGGACGGACTACCTTGAATGAAGTCAACTTTGACCTCTACGAATTGCTCGAGACCCTCGAAGAAATGTTCCATCTGAAAGCGAATGAGAAAGGGCTGCAACTCATTTTTGAGCTATCTCCCGACCTCCCCCGCTATCTGTACGCCGATTCCATGAAACTGCGGCAGATTTTAATCAATTTGCTGAACAACGCGCTCAAATTTACGCAAGAAGGCGGCGTATCCCTATACGTTTCTACTCTGCCTTCGTCCCCCTCCCTCGCCGATGAAAATCCAAAAACTACCTTCCATTTTGCAGTTCGAGATACGGGTTCGGGGATTGCGCCAGCAGAAATGGAGCAACTGTTTGAAGCCTTCATACAGACAGAAACGGGGCAGCAAGCGCAAGAAGGAACGGGATTAGGGCTGCCTATCAGTCGTAAATTCGTGCAAATGATGGGTGGAGAGATAACCGCGAGTAGTCAGGGTTATGTCCTACAGCCTACAGGTCAAGTTCTCGCGCTCGAACCAGCAGCAACAGCAAACCGGGCGCAAGATACGATCTTTGAATTTACGATTCAAGCATTGGTTGTGAGTGCTAGCGATATCCCCAGCCAACAGCCCCAGCGCCGCGTTACCGCCCTCGCCCCCAACCAACCGAACTATCGCATCTTAGTGGTGGATGATAAAGCTTTAAATCGCCAATTACTCGTTAAGTTGCTCGAGCCGCTCGGTTTTGCGGTGAATGAAGCAGCTAATGGTCGAGAAGCGATTGAAGTTTGGGATGCTTGGGAACCTCATTTAATTTTTATGGATATGAGAATGCCGGTAATGGATGGTTACGAAGCAACTCAGCAGATTAAACGAACTGTAAAAGGAAATGCCACAGCGATTATTGCCTTGACAGCAAGCGTTTTGGAGGAGGAACGCGCGGTGACGATTTCTGTAGGGTGCGACGATTTTTTGCACAAGCCATTTCGCGAGTCCGAAATTTTTGCGGCGATTAATAAGCATATTGGCGTGCGTTATCTTTATGATAAAGATGAATCGAACTTCTTGCAAATCGATGTGTCTCAACCGACAGCGCATGAGATAGATGCTCTTCCTACTGCCTGGATTGAGGATTTCAAGTATGCGCTTTTGGCTGGCGACTCCGACCTTTTCCCACCCTTACTCGAAGCGTTGCGCGATCGCAACCCTACCTTAGAACGCGCGATCGCGCAATCTCTCGATAATTTTGAGTATGAGAAGCTCTTGAACCTGATTACCAACCGCCAGGAAAATCAACCTTAA
- a CDS encoding response regulator: MPKPAILCVDDDTVVLESLKEQLKRRFGRRYSYETAQSAAEALEILEELDNDGIPILLAISDWLMPGMKGDEFLIEVHRKFPKVIKIMLTGQADEEAIARAKEQANLHYCLRKPWDENELAESILSGLEMLDE; encoded by the coding sequence ATGCCCAAGCCTGCAATCTTATGTGTTGATGACGACACTGTTGTTCTTGAAAGCCTAAAAGAACAACTCAAAAGAAGATTTGGTCGCCGCTATTCCTATGAAACAGCCCAAAGCGCCGCCGAAGCCCTGGAAATTCTCGAAGAACTCGATAATGACGGCATACCCATTCTGCTGGCAATTTCGGATTGGCTGATGCCAGGAATGAAAGGAGACGAATTTTTAATCGAGGTTCACCGTAAATTTCCTAAAGTCATTAAAATCATGCTCACTGGGCAAGCTGATGAAGAGGCAATTGCACGAGCAAAAGAACAAGCCAATCTTCATTATTGCCTTCGCAAGCCCTGGGATGAAAATGAGTTAGCAGAGTCGATCTTGTCTGGATTGGAGATGCTCGATGAGTAA